From Cercospora beticola chromosome 6, complete sequence, a single genomic window includes:
- a CDS encoding uncharacterized protein (BUSCO:EOG09264O2D), which translates to MSTYYDPSAILTDAQKAPCTFEFAAPQLAPLNNGTAVEQGTKLELPLWLGGVLGASEPAGPGTGYLCTVDMPNCLGKRVINALSADPKSVELRQQAQWFYGMGEHMLTLFDDEAVAEVLIDSFKQRAMEIADKAQNSRQVQQGGEGNEFLGGLDEAERQLFRAAHDGSRAVKNWFDVASHKA; encoded by the exons ATGTCGACATATTACGATCCCAGCGCGATCCTCACAGACGCTCAGAAGGCACCATGCACCTTCGAATTCGCCGCTCCCCAACTGGCACCTCTCAACAACGGCACTGCTGTCGAGCAAGGAACGAAACTCGAACTGCCCCTCTGGCTTGGCGGAGTCCTGGGCGCATCGGAACCGGCTGGACCTGGGACAGGATACCTTTGCACAGTCGATATGCCTAATTGCCTGGGAAAGCGCGTCATCAATGCCTTGAGTGCTGATCCTAAAAGCGTGGAGCTGAGGCAGCAAGCACAATGGTTTTATGGTATGGGCGAGCACATGTTGACACTTTTCGATGACGAGGCTGTCGCGGAGGTTCTGATTGAT TCGTTTAAGCAGCGTGCGATGGAGATTGCGGACAAAGCGCAAAACAGTAGGCAAGTGCAGCAGGGTGGAGAGGGAAACGAATTCCTGGGCGGCTTGGACGAAGCCGAGCGTCAAT TATTTCGTGCCGCTCACGATGGCAGTAGAGCCGTCAAAAACTGGTTCGACGTTGCCTCGCACAAAGCATAG